The following coding sequences lie in one Xiphophorus maculatus strain JP 163 A chromosome 4, X_maculatus-5.0-male, whole genome shotgun sequence genomic window:
- the psmd14 gene encoding 26S proteasome non-ATPase regulatory subunit 14 — translation MDRLLRLGGGMPGLGQGPPTDAPAVDTAEQVYISSLALLKMLKHGRAGVPMEVMGLMLGEFVDDYTVRVIDVFAMPQSGTGVSVEAVDPVFQAKMLDMLKQTGRPEMVVGWYHSHPGFGCWLSGVDINTQQSFEALSERAVAVVVDPIQSVKGKVVIDAFRLINANMMVLGHEPRQTTSNLGHLNKPSIQALIHGLNRHYYSITINYRKNELEQKMLLNLHKKSWMEGLTLQDYSEHCKLNETIVKEMLELAKNYNKAVEEEDKMTPEQLAIKNVGKQDPKRHLEEHVDVLMTSNIVQCLAAMLDTVVFQ, via the exons ATGGACCGGCTGCTGAGGCTTGGAGGTGGAATGCCAGGGCTTGGCCag GGACCCCCCACAGACGCTCCTGCTGTGGACACAGCAGAACAGGTGTACATCTCCTCTCTGGCCCTGCTTAAG ATGTTGAAGCACGGGCGTGCCGGTGTGCCAATGGAGGTCATGGGACTGATGTTGGGAGAATTTGTTGACGACTACACAGTGCGAGTGATCGATGTGTTTGCAATGCCTCAGTCAGGAACA GGCGTGAGTGTAGAAGCTGTGGACCCCGTCTTCCAGGCTAAGATGTTGGACATGTTGAAGCAGACGGGCAG ACCAGAGATGGTTGTAGGATGGTACCACAGTCACCCTGGTTTTGGCTGCTGGCTGTCGGGTGTGGACATCAACACACAGCAGAGCTTCGAGGCGCTGTCAGAGCGAGCTGTCGCCGTGGTAGTTGATCCCATTCAGAGTGTCAAAGGAAAG GTGGTTATTGATGCCTTCAGACTGATTAATGCCAACATGATGGTGCTGGGTCATGAACCGAGGCAAACTACATCCAACCTGGGTCATCTCAACAAGCCATCAATCCAG gcctTGATTCATGGACTTAACAGACACTACTACTCCATCACCATCAATTACAGAAAGAATGAGCTGGAGCAAAAG ATGCTGCTGAACCTGCATAAAAAGAGCTGGATGGAGGGCCTGACTCTGCAGGACTACAGTGAGCACTGCAAGCTCAATGAGACGATCGTCAAAGAAATGCTGGAGCTGGCCAAGAACTACAATAAG GCCGTGGAAGAGGAAGATAAAATGACCCCAGAGCAGCTGGCTATCAAGAATGTTGGAAAACAG GATCCAAAGAGACACCTGGAGGAGCATGTAGATGTTTTAATGACCTCCAACATCGTTCAGTGCCTAGCCGCCATGCTGGACACCGTAGTTTTCCAGTGA